The Agrobacterium larrymoorei nucleotide sequence GATGTTCGCATAGTCAAACAAAGCCTTTGTGTCGTCATCCATATGGACCAGCGATTTGCTGCTTACCGATGCCCCGGCTGCTGTCTTGGCGGCCGAAGCCTGAACGACCGGATCAAGCGACTGGTTCATAAATTCATACGCCGTGTCGACATTCTCGGCTGTCTTCGGGATGAACCAGGCGTCGCACCAAGTCACGCCGCCCTCTTCCGGAATGACGGAATGGGACTTTACACCCGACTTAAGCGTCTCAACTGGAACGCCAGTCCAGGTGCAGAAGCATCCGAGCACCTCCTTTGAAGACACGAGCGACGCTACGTCACCATTCGATGCGGCAAACGTCCGGATCTGTTTCTTCCAAGGAAGGAGCGCTTTCCATGCGCTCGCCATTTCGTCGCGAGTGACGTAGGGATATTTGTCCCCGAGCCCAGCCAAGCGCGATGCTAGGTCAAACGTACCAATCTGGCCATCGATCATCGTCAGTTTGCCTTCGTACTCAGGCTTAAGAAAGTCTCTGAAAGATTTGATCGGTGGCGCACCATCGGCGTAAAGAGGCATGTCCATGCCCCAAATCCAGGGCA carries:
- a CDS encoding ABC transporter substrate-binding protein, with translation MAKTGTDKFLEMMRQHMLNRRSFLGGSAALAGGAMLAPIFPSTDAYAAVGGSIRLLAWEGFTLDKELADWRNKNKVTVNVSIISAQEDVQAKLLGGSPVALDVTEVSASYGELYARDLKITTPLDPSRLPNYNADNIFKFFYNGKYWLIDNVLTALPWIWGMDMPLYADGAPPIKSFRDFLKPEYEGKLTMIDGQIGTFDLASRLAGLGDKYPYVTRDEMASAWKALLPWKKQIRTFAASNGDVASLVSSKEVLGCFCTWTGVPVETLKSGVKSHSVIPEEGGVTWCDAWFIPKTAENVDTAYEFMNQSLDPVVQASAAKTAAGASVSSKSLVHMDDDTKALFDYANIDSALAKSPIRPLPPGSSDKFATYDDWMQGWSDFKSGI